The genomic stretch GGAGCAGTCGTATGCAATGCTTTCTCATTCCCGCAGCCGATGCGGTAATCTCGTCTATCGTTTCTCCCTTTATCGCCATGGCCGTCAAATATGCGGACATTTGAATCTGCGATGCTTCACCGCTCATAATCTCGTCCATGACAATCTCGGTCACCGCATAGGTCAGGTTCTCCCGATTTGCAATTCTCGCAATCGCATCTTTAATCATTGTTTTTCACTCCTAAAAAATTTTTCAGTATTGTCTTTCCCAAAGGGGTAAGAATGGATTCCGGATGGAATTGAACACCGTAAATATCATAATCCCTGCTTTTAACCGCCATTATTTCGCCGTCATCCGTCCTCGCAATCACAATCAGGTTTTGAGGCATTGTGTTTTCAACGGCCGCCAGGGAATGATACCTCGCTCCTTTTATGACGGCGGGCAAGCCGTCAAACAGATGACAAGTCGTATCAACGATGATGTCCGACTGCTTTCCATGCATCAGGGTTTTGGCATAGGATACGGTAGCTCCATAGGCTTCGCAAATGGCCTGATGACCGAGACACACACCCAGGATGGGTATCTTGCCCGCAAAATAAGTCGTGGCCTCGACACATATTCCTGCATCGGATGGCCTCCCCGAGCCAGGTGAAATAATGATTTTTTCTGGGCTCAACTCTTCAATTTCTTCGAGCGTCAGTTCATCGTTTCGAATGACTTGTATGTCCGGGTTGATGACGCCTACGAGCTGGTAGAGATTGTAGGAAAAGCTGTCATAGTTGTCTATCAGCAGAATCATTGGTCAAGCCCTCCTTCGGAGAGTTTGAGGGCATCTATCACAGCTTGGGCTTTGTGGATGC from Peptostreptococcaceae bacterium encodes the following:
- a CDS encoding aminodeoxychorismate/anthranilate synthase component II, encoding MILLIDNYDSFSYNLYQLVGVINPDIQVIRNDELTLEEIEELSPEKIIISPGSGRPSDAGICVEATTYFAGKIPILGVCLGHQAICEAYGATVSYAKTLMHGKQSDIIVDTTCHLFDGLPAVIKGARYHSLAAVENTMPQNLIVIARTDDGEIMAVKSRDYDIYGVQFHPESILTPLGKTILKNFLGVKNND